A stretch of the Larimichthys crocea isolate SSNF chromosome IX, L_crocea_2.0, whole genome shotgun sequence genome encodes the following:
- the anxa4 gene encoding annexin A4, with the protein MAAIGNRGTVTEAAGFSPEADVGKLREAMKGAGTDEAAIIEVIAHRTIAQRQRIKEAYKQAVGKDLADDLSSELSGNFRSVVLGLLMLAPVYDAYELRSAMKGAGTEEACLIDILASRSNAEIRTITAFYKKEYEKSLEDAVCGDTSGMFQRVLVSLLTAGRDESDKVDEAQAVLDAKEIYEAGEARWGTDEVKFLTVLCVRNRNHLMRVFEEYQKISGRDIEDSIKREMSGCLEDVFLAIVKCLRSKPAFFAERLYKSMKGLGTTDSILIRIMVARAEIDMLDIKAQFLKMYGKTLYSFIKGDTSGDYRKILLELCGGE; encoded by the exons ATGGCAGCG ATTGGAAACCGTGGCACCGTCACTGAGGCGGCTGGTTTTAGCCCAGAGGCAGATGTCGGGAAGCTCCGAGAAGCCATGAAGGGAGCTG GCACTGATGAGGCAGCTATCATCGAGGTCATAGCACATCGTACTATTGCCCAGAGGCAGCGCATCAAAGAGGCCTACAAACAAGCAGTGGGGAAG GACCTGGCTGATGATCTATCCTCAGAGCTGAGTGGGAACTTCAGGAGTGTCGTTCTAGGTCTGCTGATGCTGGCGCCTGTGTATGATGCCTACGAGCTGAGAAGTGCAATGAAG GGAGCTGGGACAGAGGAGGCCTGCCTCATTGATATTCTCGCCTCAAGGTCAAACGCTGAAATACGAACCATCACTGCGTTCTACAAGAAAG AATATGAAAAATCCTTGGAAGACGCTGTGTGCGGAGACACATCTGGAATGTTTCAGAGGGTTTTGGTCTCTTTACTCACG GCTGGACGTGATGAAAGCGACAAAGTGGACGAGGCCCAGGCTGTCCTAGATGCCAAG GAAATCTACGAGGCTGGTGAGGCTCGATGGGGCACGGACGAGGTTAAATTCCTCACTGTGCTTTGTGTGAGGAACCGAAACCATCTGATGCGAG TGTTTGAGGAGTACCAGAAGATTTCTGGAAGAGACATTGAGGACAGCATTAAGCGGGAGATGTCTGGCTGTCTGGAGGACGTCTTTCTGGCCATAG TGAAATGTCTAAGGAGCAAGCCAGCGTTCTTTGCTGAGAGATTATACAAATCAATGAAG GGGCTGGGCACTACAGATAGTATCCTCATCAGAATAATGGTCGCCAGGGCGGAGATTGACATGTTGGACATTAAGGCGCAGTTCCTGAAGATGTATGGCAAGACTCTCTACTCCTTCATCAAG GGAGACACGTCTGGTGACTACCGCAAAATCCTGCTTGAGCTGTGTGGAGGCGAGTAA
- the LOC104923128 gene encoding prolactin-releasing peptide receptor, producing MEGNQSGLAGSTQPSVSGEQTDGHIYEVAVQNNSTNRSSQFADVALLQTFKPLIIPCYLLVVAVGVFGNYLLLYVICRTRKMHNVTNFFIGNLAFSDMLMCVTCVPFTLAYAFNPRGWVFGRSMCYLVFLIQPVTVYVSVFTLTAIAVDRYYATVHPLKKRTSVATCASVLTGIWLLSCGLVAPAVTHTYYVEFKDEGFTICEEFWLGQEKERRAYAYSTLLVTYVLPLSAVFVSYLCITVKLRKCVAPGHRSQVQAGAQQARKRKIFRLVALLVSAFALCWLPIHVFNVLRDIDIHLINKRYFLLIQLLCHLCAMSSSCCNPFLYAWLHDRFRAELRKMFKCRHRIGVPANHCAASVVL from the exons ATGGAGGGTAATCAAAGTGGCTTGGCTGGAAGCACACAGCCGTCTGTGTCAGgagaacagacagatggacacatTTATGAGGTTGCAGTACAGAACAACTCCACCAACCGCAGCTCCCAGTTTGCAGATGTGGCTCTGCTGCAGACGTTCAAGCCTCTCATCATCCCCTGTTACTTGCTTGTCGTGGCAGTTGGCGTCTTTGGGAATTACCTACTACTCTATGTAATCTGTCGAACCCGCAAGATGCACAACGTCACCAACTTCTTCATCGGAAACCTGGCCTTCTCTGACATGCTCATGTGTGTGACATGCGTCCCCTTTACTCTCGCCTATGCCTTCAATCCACGTGGTTGGGTATTTGGCCGGTCTATGTGCTATCTGGTGTTCCTCATCCAACCGGTCACAGTCTATGTTTCAGTCTTTACACTCACTGCTATTGCTGTGGACAG ATATTATGCCACAGTTCATCCCCTGAAGAAGCGCACCTCTGTGGCTACATGTGCCTCCGTCCTCACTGGCATCTGGCTGCTGTCCTGTGGACTGGTAGCTCCAGCTGTCACTCACACCTACTATGTAGAGTTCAAAGATGAAGGCTTCACCATCTGTGAGGAATTCTGGTTGGGTCAAGAGAAGGAAAGACGTGCTTATGCGTACAGCACCCTGTTGGTCACTTATGTCCTGCCATTGTcagctgtctttgtgtcttACCTCTGTATCACTGTCAAACTGAGGAAATGTGTTGCACCAGGGCACAGGTCACAAGTCCAGGCAGGTGCTCAGCAAGCTCGTAAGAGGAAGATCTTTCGTCTGGTTGCACTCTTGGTGTCTGCCTTTGCATTGTGTTGGCTTCCTATTCATGTATTCAATGTACTGCGAGACATAGACATTCACCTCATTAACAAGCGTTATTTTTTACTCATCCAGCtgctgtgtcacctgtgtgcaATGAGCTCATCTTGTTGTAACCCCTTCCTCTATGCGTGGCTACATGACCGCTTCCGCGCCGAGTTAAGGAAAATGTTCAAGTGCCGTCATCGCATTGGAGTGCCTGCCAATCACTGTGCTGCCAGCGTGGTCTTGTAA
- the brf2 gene encoding transcription factor IIIB 50 kDa subunit, which produces MSRAGSSCPGCGSANIERDDLYAQTQLVCVDCGYVVAEGSLNHEPGGGSGTSDVSYRRTTSAAKKPCVNLRKGLQRVTAICRILRVTREVEDLSQTYYTRAYQHENFLNVSLEKKEVLAACSVLVSCRLHDWPITLTTISCLLDADPAAVGAVFKEMVSVLNISVPVFSITDVIEAHSQEYKISSQHVPEELAEDYRALTKRAVALVELAADAWIVSGRKHIPIMMAAIYLAWQSLKPIKQRLKFTLDKFCQIAKVNKQRPALTRIIEMKEMLCKLGKEIPWVTEAVNPSNVVQLMEDILKHRYALLRRAMRTQKALLEEEQDSGDDSVTEETAPVKIPELTEHTQSTSSGQQCEQNTERANVLGTVPELHSNTQENQDPAPNWGKRLLFAPPCVIHAKIRRVERTELKDVTGDEEISDSEIDSYIRTPREAREFALAQKTLSSSEK; this is translated from the exons ATGTCTCGTGCGGGTTCGAGCTGCCCGGGCTGCGGTTCTGCGAACATCGAGCGGGACGACCTGTACGCGCAGACCCAGCTGGTGTGCGTGGACTGCGGCTATGTGGTGGCCGAGGGCTCGCTGAACCATGAGCCAGGCGGAGGTTCAGGTACTTCAG atgtcAGCTACCGTCGCACCACATCTGCAGCCAAAAAACCTTGTGTGAACCTGAGAAAAG GTCTGCAGCGCGTGACAGCCATTTGTCGAATTCTCAGGGTCACTAGAGAGGTCGAGGACCTCTCACAGACTTATTACACCCGGGCTTATCAGCATGAAAATTTCCTCAACGTGAGccttgaaaagaaagaagttcTCGCTGCTTGCTCCGTACTCGTAAGCTGCAGACTGCATGATTGGCCCATCACCTTGACAACCATCAGCTGCCTGCTGGATGCTGACCCGGCGGCGGTGGGAGCGGTTTTTAAAGAGATGGTCAGCGTTCTTAACATCAGTGTTCCCGTCTTCAGCATCACTGATGTAATCGAAGCGCACAGTCAGGA gtaTAAAATTAGTTCTCAACATGTTCCCGAAGAACTGGCTGAGGACTACAGGGCCTTGACCAAGCGTGCCGTGGCCTTGGTGGAGCTGGCAGCAGATGCCTGGATTGTGTCTGGCCGGAAGCACATCCCCATCATGATGGCAGCGATCTATTTGGCCTGGCAGTCCCTGAAGCCCATCAAGCAACGCCTGAAATTTACCCTAGATAAATTCTGTCAGATTGCCAAAGTGAATAAGCAAAGGCCTGCTTTGACTAGAATAATCGAGATGAAGGAGATGCTGTGTAAACTGGGTAAGGAGATCCCCTGGGTCACAGAAGCAGTGAATCCAAGTAATGTTGTTCAGCTGATGGAAGATATACTAAAGCACAGGTACGCCCTGCTAAGGAGGGCTATGAGAACCCAAAAGGCTCTgctggaggaggaacaggacAGCGGTGACGACTCTGTAACTGAGGAGACTGCCCCTGTGAAAATCCCTGAGCTTACAGAGCACACTCAAAGTACATCTTCTGGGCAACAGTGTGAACAGAATACCGAAAGGGCCAATGTACTAGGCACAGTACCTGAGCTGCACAGTAATACTCAGGAGAACCAGGATCCTGCACCAAACTGGGGCAAGAGACTGCTGTTTGCTCCCCCGTGTGTGATTCATGCCAAGATAAGGAGAGTGGAGCGAACTGAACTCAAGGATGTGACCGGTGATGAGGAAATATCTGACAGTGAAATTGACTCATACATCCGTACTCCTCGGGAAGCTCGAGAATTTGCTCTGGCACAGAAGACACTGTCCTCGTCTGAGAAGTAA